TGCGGCCGGGGAGCGGGTCACGCTCCCCGGCCGTCAGGAGAGGGTCAGCCGGCGACCTTCGTCTGCACGCTCTGGACCATCTTGGGCCAGGCCGCGGCGGGGTCGGCCTTGCCCTTGATGATGTCGAGCTCGGTGGCGCCCCAGTCGGCCCACACCGCGTCCATCTGCGGGATGGCCGGCATCGGCGCACCGGTCTTGCCGATCTCGCCGAACGCGGCGACGACCGGGTCCGACGCGGCCTTCTCGAACGACGCCTTCAGGGCCGGCGGGCGGCCACCGGTCTCGAACAGCGCGTCCTGCGCGTCCTCGGTGCTGAGGTAGTTCAGGACGAACTCGCTCGCGGCGAGGGAGTTCTTGGCCTTGGAGCTGATGAAGAAGCCGTTGACGCCGATGAACGGGGTCGCAGCCTCGTCGCCACCGGTCGGGATGGGGTCGATCGCGATGTCGAGCCCGGCCTTCTGCATGTCCGGGACGTTCCAGGGCCCGGTCAGGAAGTACGGGGACTGGCCCTTGTTGAACGCGTCCTTGGCGATGTCGCCGGTGATGCTCGCGTTCAGGGCGCCCGCCTTCGCCCAGGTGGCGAGGTCCTTCGCGAACTCGACACCACCGGGGTTGCCGAGGCCGAGCTGGTTCGGGTCGTAGTCGCCGGCGTCGTTGCGCTCGAAGACCGGCGCTCCGTACGAGGTCTGGATGCCGTACAGGTGGTAGGGGTCGCCCTGCTTGGGGTCGAGCCCGACGAGGAACGGGTACTTCGCCTTGCCGGCCTTCACGACGCCGTTGCCGGCGGCGACCACGTCGTCCATCGTCTGGGCGGGCGTGTCGAGGAGCGCGGTGTTGCGGACCAGCGCGACGTTCTCGATCGCGTAGGGGAGGCCGTACGTCTTGCCCTCGTACGTCATCGCCTGGATCGCGGCGTCCTCGAACTCGCCGGCCTTGTCGCCGAGCTCGAGGGGGGCCACGACGCCGTTCTGGACGAACTTGCCGAGCCAGTCGTGCGGGCCGACGATCATGTCCGGGCCCTTGCCCGTCGGGACCTGCGTGATGAAGTCGTCGCGCGCGGACTGGAAGTCCTTGATGACGAGCTTGACCTCGACGCCCTTGTCCTCCTTGAAGGACGCCGCAGCGTCCTTGAGAGCCGGTGCGCGCTCGGCGTCCACCCACATCGTGATGGTGGTCGAGCCGGACGACGCGCTGTCGGCGTCCTTGTCGTCGTCGGACGACTGGCCGCAGGCGCCGAGCAGAAGTGATGAGGCGACGGCCAGGGCACCAGTGGCCAGGACGCCTCTGCGGTTCACCAGCATGGGGAGCGCTCCTTCGAGGTTGTGGAATCGGTTCCATTTCTAGGTGACGCGCGGCGCTCATGGCAAGGGGCATCGGGAAACCTGCTCGCAACAGTTCGATAACGAGGCAGCAAGAACTGCGGGAATTCCAGCGATCTGCACGGGCCGCCAAGGGCGAGGGTTGCGATCAGCGAGGCGATGACTATGGTGTAATCGCTTCCAACATTTCGCCTTCAAGGAGCACGCCCATGATCGACGTGGCCCCGCGTACCGACGGATCCGCCCCACACCCGAGCCCCGTGCAGGAGCATGGCTGGTGGCGCGACGCCGTGGTCTACCAGGTCTATCCGCGCTC
Above is a genomic segment from Mumia sp. Pv4-285 containing:
- a CDS encoding sugar ABC transporter substrate-binding protein yields the protein MWVDAERAPALKDAAASFKEDKGVEVKLVIKDFQSARDDFITQVPTGKGPDMIVGPHDWLGKFVQNGVVAPLELGDKAGEFEDAAIQAMTYEGKTYGLPYAIENVALVRNTALLDTPAQTMDDVVAAGNGVVKAGKAKYPFLVGLDPKQGDPYHLYGIQTSYGAPVFERNDAGDYDPNQLGLGNPGGVEFAKDLATWAKAGALNASITGDIAKDAFNKGQSPYFLTGPWNVPDMQKAGLDIAIDPIPTGGDEAATPFIGVNGFFISSKAKNSLAASEFVLNYLSTEDAQDALFETGGRPPALKASFEKAASDPVVAAFGEIGKTGAPMPAIPQMDAVWADWGATELDIIKGKADPAAAWPKMVQSVQTKVAG